The following are encoded in a window of Rosa chinensis cultivar Old Blush chromosome 4, RchiOBHm-V2, whole genome shotgun sequence genomic DNA:
- the LOC112196670 gene encoding uncharacterized protein LOC112196670 produces MKTKKYKNINRERDPEEEEAAETEGTDDEIIVLRDPLELFGLDIMLNILSNLDARSGVLSLLVCHAWNGVACSDRLWSSKCEELWLGKAHMPRLLQVWGLLRLAAYSLSIVDGKRSRIMRDDLCDHVWEFHFNEAAPEYWRRLDPYWNGAGSLMRCYFHPDGSQTADHGDQVWGSHD; encoded by the exons ATGAAAACGAAGAAGTACAAAAACATAAACAGAGAAAGagacccagaagaagaagaagcagctgaaACAGAAGGTACAGATGATGAAATTATTGTTTTGAGGGACCCATTGGAGCTGTTTGGTTTGGACATAATGTTGAATATACTAAGCAACCTTGACGCACGCAGCGGAGTACTCTCCCTCCTTGTCTGCCATGCTTGGAACGGCGTTGCTTGCAGTGATCGCCTTTGGAGTTCCAAG TGTGAGGAGTTGTGGCTTGGGAAAGCACACATGCCCCGGTTGTTGCAAGTTTGGGGATTGTTGAGGTTGGCCGCTTATTCATTATCTATCGTGGATGGAAAACGT TCACGCATAATGAGGGATGATTTGTGCGACCATGTTTGGGAGTTTCATTTCAACGAG GCCGCTCCTGAATACTGGCGAAGGCTTGATCCTTATTGGAACGGCGCTGGCTCCCTTATGCGCTGCTACTTTCATCCTGATGGGAGCCAAACTGCAGATCATGGTGATCAAGTATGGGGCAGCCATGACTGA